AAAGACGTAAAAAAGTTAAGGATTCAGGAAACATCATTCCAGGACATGGAGGACTGTTTGATCGCTTGGATAGTACGCTTGCCGCACTTCCTTTCATAACTTTGATTTTATGGCTTACAAAGGGAGATTTTTTTAAATGAAAAAGGTTTTAAAAATAAAAATTTTTATTTAAAAAAAGAAAGGCTTGTCTTTTTTTTAATCTCCTCCTACTATGAGGTCGAATTAAAGGTTTTGGGGGAGGCTCCTTATTTTAAAAGAAAAAAGGAAAGCTTCAATTTGTATCATTTTCAGAGTTTGTAAAGATAAAATAACATGGATCTTTTAACACATTATATTTTACCTTTTGTGATCGTCTTAACGATTTTGGTTTTTGTTCATGAATTGGGACATTATCTTGTCGCCCGATGGAATGGCGTTAAGGTAGATGTCTTTTCAATTGGCTTTGGACCAGAGCTTTTTGGATGGACAGATAAAGCGCAAACACGCTGGAAAGTAAGTCTTCTTCCTTTGGGGGGATATGTCAAAATGTATGGTGATGCAAATGCTGCAAGCACACCAGATCAGGCAGAAATGCATAAAATGTCTGAACGAGATCGTGCTTTGACGCTTCATGGAAAAACGGTCTGGCAACGTATTGCTGTTAGCGCTGCAGGGCCTTTGGCCAATTACCTTTTTGCTTTTCTTGTTTTTTCTTTTCTTTTTGCAACAGTTGGAGAGAGGTATACCCCAGCTGAAATAGGCTTTATTCAAGAAGGCAGTGCTGCTCAAAAAGCAGGTCTTTTAATTGGAGATCGGATTGTCTCTGTGGAAGATCTCCCCATTCAACGTTTTGAAGACATGCAACTCATCATATCAGAAAATCCAGGCGTTCCTCTTTCAATGACACTGATGCGTGGTGAGGATGAAGTTTCTTTGAATGTGACGCCGGATACAAAAGAAGTTAAAGGGCTTTTTGGAAAAAAACAAGAAGTCGGGGTTTTGGGGATCGGTCGACAGGGCGTTGAATATATTCAACGGAATCCTTTAGAAGCTGTCTTCTATGCTGCAAAAGAATGCTTTACATTGACGATGCAGACGCTTAAATCCATTGGACAAATGATTTTAGGCACGCGAAGTGCGGAAGAACTGGGAGGGCCTCTTCGAATTGCGCAACTTGCTGGAGAAGTTGCACAAGCCGGGCTTCCAACTTTTTTATGGTTTATTGGAATTTTATCCGTCAGCCTTGGGTTTATTAACCTCCTTCCTATTCCTTTATTAGACGGTGGGCATCTTCTGTTTTATGGGATTGAAGTTATTCGTGGGGGAAAACCCCTAAGTGAAAAAGCTCAAGAAAAGGGTTTCTACATTGGATTTCTTATTGTGGGCAGTCTTATGATATTTTCATTTTGGAATGATCTTGTCCATTTAAAGGTTGTTGAGAAAATTATAAATCTTTTTTAAGATAATGAAAGAAACGGTAAGAATGTTTTTTAAGGCCTCTAAAAATACTCTTTTAAGAAGAATTTCTCCAGTCTTAATAATGGGAAGTTTGGCACTCCTATCACGTCCAACTAAGGCTGTTATTGAAGAAATTTCTCTTAATAATCAGGAAATTATTTCAAAAATAGTGGTTGAAGGGAA
This genomic window from Pseudomonadota bacterium contains:
- the rseP gene encoding RIP metalloprotease RseP; its protein translation is MDLLTHYILPFVIVLTILVFVHELGHYLVARWNGVKVDVFSIGFGPELFGWTDKAQTRWKVSLLPLGGYVKMYGDANAASTPDQAEMHKMSERDRALTLHGKTVWQRIAVSAAGPLANYLFAFLVFSFLFATVGERYTPAEIGFIQEGSAAQKAGLLIGDRIVSVEDLPIQRFEDMQLIISENPGVPLSMTLMRGEDEVSLNVTPDTKEVKGLFGKKQEVGVLGIGRQGVEYIQRNPLEAVFYAAKECFTLTMQTLKSIGQMILGTRSAEELGGPLRIAQLAGEVAQAGLPTFLWFIGILSVSLGFINLLPIPLLDGGHLLFYGIEVIRGGKPLSEKAQEKGFYIGFLIVGSLMIFSFWNDLVHLKVVEKIINLF